The Pseudomonas sp. SCB32 DNA window GTACAGCGTGCACATCCCCGCGCGAGCGCAGCCAGAGCCAGGCCAGTACGCGCTCCTCGAAGCGAGCCGGAGCCTGCCCGCGATTGAACAGGCTGAAGCGCTCGCGCCACAGGCGCCAGAGCGGCGTGATTGCGCCCGCCTCGGCCGGCGGCGCACCGTCACCCAGCGCAATGCACCAGGGGTCAAGATCCTGGCAGCAATAGATCAGGGCAAAGCGATAGCGAGAGTCCTGACGCAGACTGCGGAGCATCTGCCCAGCCTGGAACCCGGGCAGGTCGATGATCAGCACATCGTAGGTCGATGCCGACTGCAGGGCGGCCAGATCAGCGTAATGATCCAGTTCACTGCCACGGTAGCGGGAGGAAGCGGTGCCAATGACTGCGGCCAGGGGTGACGCGGTATTCATGGAAAATCTCTGCGAGTTGTCCTTAACCTGATGGTCAATCATAGCAAAAAAGCATCAAAAATGCGGCGTTAATTTGTCGCAGCAATTAACAATTGATAACTTTTCGTCAATTTGTTGACGAATAAGCGCCACCAGAAACTGCGCCTCCTGAACGCTGTCACCTGATACGACACGCCTTTCGAGGCCTCATGGAGGCGGCTGCCGGAGACCATCCAGCACATTAGATTGTCCATTCTAGACGGCCAGCGCGAGGCTTCCACCCGTCTCCGTACAAGAATAAGCCAGGAGCGTCACCTGCACTTTCTGCCTGTCTACGAACCGGAACGATCCGGAGGAGGACATATGCGATTGCGCTGCTTTTTCCTGGGATGCCTGTGGGATGACGGGAATCTGACCAAAGTCGGCCACGTGCCAATGCTCTGCCAGCGCTGTGCGCGCTGCGGTGCGCAGCGTTACCTGGCAGCCAAAGCCGTGAGCCCGGAAGCGGAGATCTGAAGCCCGCCCAAAAGAAATGCCCGGAGCACGCAAGTGCTCCGGGCATTGGGGTGTCACCGGGCAACGATCAGTTGGCTACGAAAGCCTGGCTGGTGGTGATCGCCATGTCGCCGCCGGGCAGCTTCAGATCGCCGAGGCGCTCCAGGCTGTTGGCGTCGAAGATCGCCACGTCGTTGAAGGTACCGGAGAGGTAAAGCTTGGTGCCGGCCTTGTTGACGGTCAGGCAGTAGTAGGAGTGGTCGAGGTTCGCCGCCTTGACCAGCTTCTGCTCCTTGATGTCGTACTTGGTCAGGCGGTTGAGCACACCGTAGATGACGTTGCGGTCGGTCGGCGAGCGCATGCCGCTGAAGTACACCTCGGTGACCGGGCCGAAGTCGACGGTCTCGGTCTTGCCGGTGGCCAGGTCGATGTTGAAGAAGCCGTACAGGGCGTCGGCGGTGGCCGGGTCCTGCTTGGCGTCCTTGAACCTGGCGGCGGTGTAGAACAGCGAGAAATCACGCGAGTAGGTCTGCTGGTTCCACACGTAGAGCACATCCGGCGGCGAGTAGTTCGGGCGCTTCCAGTTGCGGCTGGGGATAGCCACATCGAACTTGCCGGTCTTCACATCCACCTTGTAGATGTCCGGGCCCGCCACGTAGAGGGTGCCGTCGTCACCGGTCTGCATGATGGTCAGCTGACGTGGCGCCGGGAAGGTGCGCACGGGCTTGGCCTCCATGCCGTCGGCCACCGAGTAGACCTGCAGGCGCGGCTGCTGCACCTCGTAATGCTCAGCGAGGATCTGCGTCGGGTTGGCGATGGCATAGATCTCCTTGCCGTCATGGCTGACGGTCATGGAGAACATCGCCCGCGCGTTTTCACCCGGCTTCTGCGCGATGGTGGCGTGGAACACCGGCTTGCAGTCGCTGAGCTGCAGGCCGTAGATGTCCGCGTAGTGGTTGGTCAGGATGTAGACCACCTTGCGATCCGGCGACAGCTGGGTCATGCCCGGGCCGTAGGCGCCGGGGATGGTGCAGGTCTTGAACAGCTTGTCGGTCTGCATGTCGATGACGTGCAGGTTGTTCGGGTAGTTGGTGCTGATCAGGTACTCGTGGCCACTTTCCAGCGCCTTGCTCTTGTCGGCGTCGGCATCAGCGGCGACGGCTTGCAGCGCGCAGGCCAACGAGAGGCCGCCGAGCGCGGCGGCGAATGCTTTTCTGGACATGCAGGTTTTCCTCTTGTTCTTCTGTCCGCTTATTTGTCGTCCGGGAATACGGTGCCGAGGTTGCGCCAGTTCTCGGCCGAGGCCTGCGCATCCTTGTTCCAGTCGGGGTAGGTACTCATCATGTCCGGCACCTGGGCCGGCCACCAGCAAGGGTCGGAGCAGCCGTAGAGGTCCGCTTCCATCGGCTGGCAGAGCGAGGACACACCGCCGAACACGTCGATTTCCCAGCCCGGGTCGGTGGTCGAGGCGCAACCTGCCACGGAGTTCATCGCCACCACGTCCTCGATGCGATCCTCGGCGGCGGCCTGTTCAAGCTTCTGTGCTTTGTTGTTGATGGCTTTCAGATGTTTCATGTCAGTGCGCCTTCCGCGGAGTGATGTGGCGGTCGATGAAGCCGGGGTTGGAAGCCATGATCCGGCTGTAGACCTCGATGCCGAAGTCGACCCAGTCCCTCATCAGTTCGCAGTAGTGGTAAGTGGGATGCGCCGGATCGCCGTAGCGCGCGTAGCTCTCGTGGTAGCAGCCGCCGGAGCAGAGGTTGCGGATGCGGCAGCTGGCGCAGCCGGTGTCGGTGCGGTCCAGGCGCTGCGACAGGAAGTCGTTCAGCTCGGCCTGCTTCACCCCTTCATGCACGTTGCCGAAGGTCGGCAAGGATGAGCCGGTGAAGCGGTGGCAGAGGTTCAGCTCGCCCTTGTGATCCACCGCCAGCATCTTCAGGCCGGCACCGCACGGCAGGGCCTTCTTCTGCCCTTCGTGGATGTCGGTGATCAGCTGGTGCAGGTTGGAGAAGCCGATGTTGCGCCCTTCCAGCGCCTCGTCCAGGTACCGCCGGCCGAGTGCCTTCATGTTGGCGAACACCTGCTTGAGCTCCTCCCCGGTGAGGTTGAAGCTGCTGATGTCGCCTGAGGTGACCGGCGCGAAACCGACCTCGGCAAAGCCCATCTCGTTGAACAGGTGGTCCCAGATGGTCTCGACGTCGGTGACGCCGGTGGTCAGGGTCACCCGCGCCCCAACCGGCCGCGAGGTATAGCGCGAAAGCAGCATGTCGGCCTTGCGCCGCACCACGTCATAGGTGCCCTGCCCGCCCACGGTGATGCGGTTGCGGTCGTGCACCGTCTTCGGCCCGTCGATGCTGATCGACAGACCGAAGCGATGTGCGTTGAGCCAGTCGATGATCTCTTCGGTGAGCAGCGTGGCGTTGGTGGTCATGACGAAGTCCACCGTCTTGCCCAGCTCGCCGAAGCGACGCTCGCAATAGGCGACCATGTGCTCGATCAGCGGGCGGTTGGACAGCGGCTCGCCACCGAAGAACACCACAGTGTAGCGCTGCTCGTCCGGCGACTCCTTGATCAGCATTTCCACCGAAGCCTCGGCGGTCTCCGCGCCCATCTTCTTGCCGGCGGAGGGCTTGTCCAGGTCTTCCTTGTAGCAGTAGGTGCAGCTCAGGTTGCAGCCGGTATTGACGTTCAGCACCACGGTGTTGAGCGCAGTGCGGTCAACCTTCTTGATGCCGATTTCAGGGGTCAGCGGCGACCCATCGCTGACCAGCTCCAGCGCGATCAGCTCGCGCAGGGTCTCATCGATTTCCTCGGCGGCAAAACGCCCGCCCAGGCGTTGGGTCAGCTCGTCCGGCGAGCAGGCATGCCCGCGCAGCGCGTCGATGATCCCACCGGTCAGCTCGTCGCTGGCGAACAGCGAGGAGCTGGGGATGTGGAACAACAGGCGGTCGTCGTCCACCCGCACTTCGTGCAGGTTGCGTTCGACCAGATTCAAGATGGCGCCCATGGCGACCTCCCGGAACTCTCAGGATGTGCCCGCCCGAAGGCGGGACTCACGCGTTCAGTTCATCCGATTCCGACTGTTATGGGATCGGCGGGTTGTTCCAACGCTGCACGGTCACGATCATGTGCCCTTCGCCCTTGTGCGACTGGCCCGCGTCGTCCACCGCGGCAATCACCTTCAGGTTGCCGGCGTTGTTGGTCATCATCTTGCGTGCCGGGTTCGGACCGGCGTCGCCCGGGGTGAAGATACCGGTGTCGGCATCCATCTCACCGGCGAACTTCACGTCCTGGTCTTCCTTGGCGCGGTCATCGAAGGGCTCAACCGACCACTGCGCGGGGAACACGCCGATGCGGAACGGCTTGCCGTCGGCGCCCTTGCCCCAGGCCTCGGCGTCGAAGCTGCCCTGGACCTTGGGCGTGGAGCCGCCGTTGCCGCCGATGCGGGCGACGGAAAACTCCGGCACCACCTTCACTTCGGCGATGTCCTTGTACACGGCCAGGTTGCCGCCCTTGGCGGTGCCGACGGTGACATCGTGCTCACCGAGCGCCGCCGCATCGCCGGCCTTGACCTTGACGGTCACGCGCTCAGGGGTCTGCGATACCACCGAGACCACATCCACGCCCTTGCCGAACGAAGGCTTGCCCTTCAGGCCGGTACCGACCACGGTGACCTCGGTCTCCGCGCCTGCCTTGATGTACGCCGGCTGAACGCCCAGCACGTGGCTGGTGCCGCTCTTGGCCGCGACGAAGTCCAGACCGCGTTCGTCGTGGGCCTTGTCGAACATGCGGCCCTGCATCTGGCCATTGAGAGCAGCGAACACCTGACGCATGCTCAGGTCACCCACGGTGACGTTGCCGCGCCACTCGTAGCCGTTGTACAGCACCGCGCTGCCTTCACCCTCGAACGCCTCGCCATCGGCGTACTGGCCCTTCACGCTGACCTTGAACGCATCGTCGCCGCTCTTGGCCACGCTCATGGTGCCGGCGAGGTCGCCCTTGCCCGGCATGTGCCCGGCGAAGCTCCACTCACCCGCCAGCGAATCGGCCTTCGGCCGGTGCTGCTTCCAGTCGCTCCAGGCCTGGCTGTCCAGCGGATAACGCTTGGCCAGTTCCGGAACCATGTCCTTCTTCGCCAGATCGAACCAGTCGCGATCGCGGGCCAGCGCCTGGTATTCCAGCGATGGCCAGCGGCCGAGGTGGAAGTTCACCAGCTTCTCCCACTCCGCCGCCGGGCGGCGCTGCAGGGCAATGCGCGCACCCGAGTGGCAGCGGGCGCACATCTGCTCGAAGTTGGTATCGAATTTCTCGACGGTGTTCAGCCGGCGTTCCAGGGCGTAGCGCACGCCGTCGGTTTCGCTGGGCGCCAGGCCCTGCTTGTCGGCAAGGAACTTGACCACCGAGCGACGCTCGTCATCGGTGATCTTCAGGCCGTACATCACCTGCATCCGCCCAATGCTCATCAGCCAGCCCTCGGGGGTCTTGCGCTGGTGGCTGATGCGGCTCAGGGAATTGTTGCCTTCGGGCGTGTGGCACGCCTGGCACTTGGCGTTGATGATCGCCTGGCCATCGGCGGCGTTGGCCGGCTGGTGCAGCGCTAGGGCCAGAGCGGCCAGGGTTCCGGCACCCAGACAGTGCCGAAGTCGTGTCATCTTCAAGGTCAGGCCTCCTCGGTATTCTTGTTGGTTATTCGTGCCCACCGATGGGCTAAGCGCGATGGTGTCGAACGCTTGCTAGCGATTTAGCAGTTTGTGTGCCACTCCTCTGCAGGCCCCGTCGTATCTGACCTGCAGAGGGATTTCGAGGAACTCCTGGCAATTTCGCGCAGGTCCGATGCGTCTAATTTCGCGATTGCTGTCTAACTCTGAGACACGGCCTCTGCGACGCCGTCCGAAGCAGTATGGCCGCGCTTTCGCAAAGCGCCGCCCGCCGGCAGCAACAGGGCGCCGAACAGCATGGTCAGCAGGCCGACCCAGACGAACGAGAGGAACGGGTAGCGACGGACCACCACCACGCTCTCGATATCGTCCCCCGGCTGCTTCAGCAGGCGCGCCGAGGCCGGCACCCAGACCTGCAGGTCACCGCTCCAGCCGCGCACGATGAACGGATGCAGCACGTAGCCACGGTCCGAGGCGAAGCGCGCGTAGTGGTAATCGAGAATCTCGCACAGCTGGCGTACCGGGCCCTGGTAGGCCGGCGGGTTGCCACGGCTGTCCTGGAACAGCGCGTGACCGGCGAGCGTGTGCTCGCCATCGCGCAGCTCCACCTTCGCCACCGCGTGATAGCCGGAGAAATCCGGGCGACTGGAATCGGGCGAGACGCGCATCTGCATGCCACCGATCACCGCGTGCCACTGTTCGAACGAAGTGCCGGGCGGAATGCTGATCTGCTGGTAGGTATTCAGCGCCGTGGCCGCCAGCCCGCCCACCAGAGCGATCACCGCACCGCCGTGCACCAGGGCCACCCCGCCGCTGTAGCGCAGGTTGCCCAGGCGTCGACTGCGCCACAGGCTCAGCGCGCCCCAGAACAGGCAGCAGCCCATCAGGAAGCCACCGCCGAGCAGCGCCGCGTCCAGCCAGGGCAGCACCGCCACCACGCTTTGCGAGAGCATGCCCTCTCCGTTGTAGCCGCCGCTCAGCCAGCCACCGCGCCAGCCGACCCAGAGCATCACGCCGACCATCGCCAGGGTGGCCAGCAGCGCCAGCCGGGGCCGGACGCTGCGGCGCAGGAAGCTGTAGCCGCCGATCAACCCGAGCAGCCCCAGCAGCGGCAGCAGCCCATTTGCCAGGCCGTAGCCATTGACGTCCCACTGGTCGAAGGCGCGGCGCAGGCTGTCCATCTCCTGGGTGGTGGCCCAGGCGGTCAGCGTCTCGAAGAACGGCTTCAGCTCGCTCGGCCGCTCCAGCCTCAGCCACTCGTAGAGATGCGCCTGGAGCAGCGCGCCGAGGGCCAGCAGCCCGGTACCGGCGAACAGGTAGATGGCCACGTCCAGGGTCCAGTCCGACGCCCCGCGTCGGCGCCCTGCCCCGGCTTGCGCGCGTCTTCCGGCAACCAGGTAGAACGCCGCGAGGATCAGCAGGATCAAGGCCAGCGCCAGGTGACTGAGCCATGAGGTGGTGCCGATGTAGCGGTGCGAGCTGGCCAGCACCGTACTGCGGGTCACCGCCATCGCCACGCAGGCCATGGCCGCCGCCAGCAGGCTGAGCAGCGGTAGCAGGCGGCGATTGGCGCCATCGGCGCGCCAGCGCCGGGCTCCGTGCAGCACCGCGCCGAGCAGCGCCCAGATGACGAAGGCCGAGGTCTGTACCGGGTCCCAGTGCCAGAGCTGGCCGAAGGTGAAGTCCTCCATCGCCCAGGCCATGCCCGCGCCGATGCCGGCGGTGAGCACCAGCCAGGCGCGGCGGCTGTAGCGCGGCATCACCCAGGCGTAGGCGCTACTGCCCTGCCCCAGCGCGCCGAGAGCGGCACCCGCCGGCGCCAGGGCCCAGGCGTAGGCACACAGGATCAGCGGCGCATGGAAGGACATCCAGAAGGTCTGCAGGTGCGCGTTCATGCCCTGGCTGGGCTGGTGTGCCAGCCACTCGCCGGGCGTGGCGCCGAAAGGCCCGAGCCAGGCGGCGGTGGCCGTGTACCAGGCGGCGATCAGCGCCATCCCGCGTCCGGCCCAGCCGTCCAGCTGGCGGCCGCTGAGGGCGGCGACCATGCAGAAGGTCGCCAGCAGCAGCACCGTGCCTTCATCGCCGCCCCAGAGGTTGGAGAATTTCAGGTAGGCCGGCAGCGCCGCGCTGCTGTAGAGCCACGCGTAGCGCAGCTGGAAGTGATCGGCCATGAGGTGCAGCGCCAGCGCGAGGCAGGCTCCGCACAGCACCCCCAGCGCCAGCGGCCAGGCCGGCAGGCGCAGGTTCGGGCGCAGCGCCCCCAGCGCGATCAGCACGGCAACCGCCCAGAGCGCGGCGTTGCCGAGCGACGGCAATGACCAGAGCAGTGCGCACCCAACGAACGCGGCGCACAACCCGACAAGCAATGACGACATCCTCTTCAAGCGAACCTCCCTTCTGACGGCGCCTGGTACGGCAGGCGTGTGGAGCCCTGCCCCTCTCACATTGCGTGCCAGCGGCAAAAACCCTTGGGAAACAATCCATTGGCCCATGCACCGGGGCGCGGGGCCGTGGCAATTCGCGACGGCTGTATCAGCCTGAGACATCCCGGACAGTTTTAGACGATGGACGATCGAGGTGGGCGCGAACCCCGTTGGCCATGGCTGGAAAAAAACGCCAGCCGCAATATCCGACTCCGTGCGTCGGAAATAGCGCGCTCACCCGCACCTGCCGGGGGTTTGCCGGTGCCGGCGGTGGATATCTGGGCGCTGCCGGTTATGCTTTTTTAAGACCTTGCCGCATCGCAAGGCCGCCTGTTTTCACGCTTCTCGCAATCCGTATGACGATGGCATCAGCCCCAGGGCCTGAGTGCGGCAACGGCAAGAAGGGACTCCGGCCTTTCACAGGAACAAGACGGAGAAGAACATGGCGCAGACCTACAGCCCCGCCGCGGGCAACGCACCTCACAGCGGCATCACCAAGGAGGAGCGCAAGGTCATCTTCGCTTCCTCCCTCGGCACCGTATTCGAGTGGTACGACTTCTACCTGTACGGTTCACTGGCGGCGATCATCGCCAAGCACTTCTTCGCAGGGGTCAACGAGACCACCGCGTTCATCTTCGCCCTGCTGGCCTTCGCCGCCGGCTTCGCGGTGCGCCCCTTCGGCGCCATCGTGTTCGGTCGCCTGGGCGACATGATCGGTCGCAAGCACACCTTCCTCATCACCATCGTGATCATGGGCCTCTCCACCGCCGTGGTCGGCCTGCTGCCGGCCTACGCCACCATCGGCGTGGCGGCACCGATCATCCTGATCACCCTGCGCATGCTCCAGGGCCTCGCCCTGGGCGGCGAGTACGGCGGCGCCGCGACCTACGTGGCGGAGCACGCACCACCGGGCAAGCGCGGCTTCTTCACTTCCTGGATCCAGACAACCGCAACCCTGGGCCTGTTCCTCTCGCTGCTGGTGATCATGGCCTGCCGCACCGCGCTGGGCACCGAAGCCTTCGAGTCCTGGGGCTGGCGCGTGCCCTTCCTGCTGTCGATCCTGCTGCTGATCGTCTCGGTATACATCCGCCTGCAACTCTCCGAGTCGCCGGTATTCCAGCGCATCAAGGCAGAAGGCAAGGCGTCCAAGGCACCGCTGACCGAATCCTTCGGCCGCTGGGACAACCTCAAGGTGGTGATCATGTCGCTGCTTGGCGGTACCGCCGGGCAAGCCGTGGTCTGGTACACCGGGCAGTTCTACGCGCTGTTCTTCCTGCTGCAGATCCTCAAGATCGACGCGCAGACCGCCAACTTCCTGATCGCCGGCTCCCTGCTGCTGGGCACGCCGTTCTTCGTGTTCTTCGGCAGCCTCTCCGACAAGGTCGGCCGCAAGCCGATCATCATGGCCGGCTGCATCCTCGCCGCGCTGACCTACATCCCGATCTTCCACGGCCTGACCCAGTACGGTAATCCGGACGTGTTCGCCGCCCAGGAGAAGAACCCGGTAACCGTGGTCGCCGACCCGGCCCACTGCTCGTTCCAGTTCGACCCGGTGGGCAAGGCCAAATTCGTCAGCTCCTGCGACCTGGCCAAGAGCCTGCTGGCGAAGAAAGCCATCCCCTACGAGAACATCCATGCCGAGACCGGCGCCGTGGCCCAGGTGCACATCGGCGACAAGATCATCGCCAGCTTCGAAGGCCGCGGCATGCCGGCGGCGGACTTCAAGGCGCAGTCCGAGGCCCTCACCGCGCAGATGGGCACCGCCCTCAAGGTCGCCGGCTACCCCGAGAAGGCAGACCCGGCGAAGATCAACCACCTGGCCATGCTGCTGCTCCTGACCGTACTGGTGATCTACGTGACCATGGTCTACGGGCCGATCGCCGCCTGGCTGGTGGAGCTGTTCCCGGCGCGCATCCGCTACACCTCGATGTCGCTGCCCTACCACATCGGCAATGGCTGGTTCGGCGGCTTCCTGCCCACCGTGGCCTTCGCCATGGTGGCCGCCACGGGGGACATCTACTACGGCCTCTGGTACCCCATCGTCATCGCGGTGATGACGGCGATCCTCGGCACCTTGTTCCTCCCGGAAACCAAGGACCGGGAGATTCACCACGGCTGAATGACGCACCCGCGGGACGTACGAGACTTCGCGCTCGTGCGCCCCGCCCCGCGCATCGGAAGCGCATCCCGGCAACGGAGGCTTCGGTCCGCATTCCCGCCCGCGGCGACCGGCCGGTGATTGGACAGGGCTTCCATGTGTCACTAGCGTGAAGCATCCAACTCCTCTTGAAAACGTCACGCCCAGGCGTCTCGACGACGCCCTGGATTGGCCCACTCCACCCATCTACGCCAGGCGTTGCCGGCACTGCTGAGGTTATCGCCGGCGAACGCCGCATCCATCGACTGAGGAAGGGAATCATGGCAAGCCAATGGCCGAGTCAGATCAAGCACGTGGTCGTGCTGATGATGGAGAACCGCTCGTTCGATCACCTGCTGGGGGATTACAAGAGCATCGACCCGAACTGCAACGGCGTGGACCGCAAGGCTCCACGCAGCAATGCGCTCACGCTGGCCAGCGGCGGGGCTCCCATCCAGATCACCCAGACTGCGGAGTTGGCCACGGACTTCAGCCTCTGGGCGCCTCCGCCCTGCGAGAAGCTCGCCCCCGGCACGGACCGCGAGGGCGTCGATCTCGGCCACGAATACGCCGACGTGGTGAAACAGCTCACCGACGGACAATCCTCGGACCTGGCGGCTCCGGGCATGGGCGGTTTCGCCCAGAACGCCTATGAAAAAGCCAGGAAGGATCTCAAGGTCCACAAGGTCTACGCGCAATCAATGGCCCAGCGGGCGATGAACTTCGTGCCCTTCGGCGCCGATTCGGCCAGCGACCCCTTGCCGGCCATCCAGGGCCTTGCCCGGCACTTCACCGTCTGCGACCGCTGGTTCTCCTCGGTGCCCGGCCCCACTTGGCCCAATCGGTTCTTCGCCATGCTCGGCAGCAGCCACGGACGCGTCACCATGCCCAGCAGCGGCACCCTGCTCGCGGGCATCAAGAGCCTGATCACGCAGTTCGGCGAGGAGAGCATCTTCTCCCTGCTCAAGGCCAACGGGCACGACGCGCGCATCTATTCCAACGGCAAGCTTCCCCTTGCCGCCATGATCAAGGAAGGCCTGCGGCACGCCTCCATCGATACCTTCAAAGCGGACGTCATCGACGACAACCTGCCAGAGCTGGCCTGGATCGAACCGGGCTATGGGCTGCTGTACGACACCCTCGGGCCGAATGACTCGCATCACCCCTCCGAAGACCTGCGGATTGGCGACCGCTTCATCGGGGAAGTCTTCAACGCGCTGCTGGAGAATCAGGACGTCTGGGAAAAGACAGTGTTCGTGCTGCTCTACGACGAGCATGGTGGCTTCTACGACCACGTGGTGCCACCGCAAACCATAGCCCCCGACGACCGGCCGCCGGACGTCACCTGGAGCGGCCAGCTCCCGTTCACCCGCCTGGGCGTCCGCGTGCCGGCGATCTTGGCCTCGCCGTGGCTGCAGCCGGGACTGTTGAAGTGCAGCGGCGACCTCGACCAGGAGCACTACGACCACACCAGCCTGCTGGCCTTCCTGTGCGATCACTTCGCGTTGCCTCGAGAGAAACTGGGTGGACGGGTCCAGCAGGCGAAACACTTCGGCAACGCCGATATCTGGAGAAGCGCGGCGGTGCTCGACAAGTCGTTCCGCCTCGACCCGACCCCGGACCCGGAATGCGCCTACCGCACGAGTACGGAAACGCCCCTGGCCACCAGCATCCGCCAGGTACTGGACACCGCACTGGCCTACTTCGACGGGCAGAACCTGAAGCAGACCTGGAAGGACAGCGCCGACCAGGTCAGCCAGGTCCTGACCCGTGGCGAACGCTCGATGGCCAACCCGGACAAGCTGGAGGCCAAGCTGCGGCGCATGCAGGACCTGATACTCAACGCCTCCAGCCCCACCACCGTCCCCAGGACCCTCGGCACCAGGGCGGCGCAGCCCACGGCTGAGGCCGCGCGCCTGCGTGTGCTCTGCCTGCATGGGGTCGGCCATGGCGAAGCCAGCCCGGACGAGTGGACCGTCGAGCCCGGCTGGCAAGCCCAATGGCGCTCCGCGATCAGCAGCAACCTGGCACGCAATGGTCGTGGTATCGCGCCGGAAGACATCGTTTTTCTCCGCTATGACGACCTGTTCGGCGAGGGCCCGGACTTCGCCCAGATCGCCCGTGGACTGGCCATGCTGCTGGACGAAACCAGCGACCGTGGGAGCGATGGCACGCGCTCATGGGGGGTGCCCGTCGACCAGATGTTGCGCTGGACGGTGGGCATGACGGTGCAATGGCTGGAGGACGCGGAGCTTCGTACCCGGCTCTGCGCCCGGCTGATGGACTGCGTGCGCACCCTCCAGCCGCAGATCATCTTCGCCCACAGCCTGGGCAGCCTGATCTGCTACGACGCCTTCCGGCGCGCAGTGGTCAAGCCTGGCCCGGCGCTGGACACCATCGACGGCCGGGTGTTCGTCAGCTTCGGCTCGCAGATCGCCCATCCGGTGGTCATGCGCGAGGTCTGGGGCGGCCGTGTCATGCGCCTGCACGACAACGACCGTGGCATCCGCCGCTGGTACAACCTGTACAACCCCAACGATCGCGTCTTCACCCGCCCCATCACCTCGCCGGACTCCGCGCGCATCGACCTGACCACCGAGTTCGACATTCCCCTGCGCGATGACCTGCTCGACCTCGACCACTCCGGCGCGGCCTACCTGGACGATGACACCAGCCAGACCAGCCTGTGGCCACAGCTGGCTCGCGGTACCGTGGCCGATCGCACCCTGGAGATTCCGGCCTTCCTCTCGCGCAGCGGGCAGCGCAAGCGCCGCGCCCTGGTCGTCGGCATCAACGATTACCCCAACCCGGACATGCGCCTCCATGGCTGTATCAACGACACCTACCTGATCAGCCGCATGCTCCAGGAGAGCGGCTATGACGCTGCCGACATCCGCCTGCTGCATGACGCCCGCGCGACCCGCGCCAACTTCGAAGAACGCCTCGAGTGGCTGGTCGAGGGCACCCGCTCCGGGGATGAGCGCCTCATCTTCTACTCGGGCCACGGCGCCCGTGTGCCGGCCAGCAACGACAGCCGCGAAGCGGACCGCATGGATGAAACCCTGGTGCTGTATGACTTCGACTGGAACGACACCGCCAGCCACTTCACCGACAAACTCTTCCGCCAGTTCTACAGTCACCTGCCGTTTGCAACGGATGG harbors:
- the ccsA gene encoding cytochrome c biogenesis protein CcsA; amino-acid sequence: MSSLLVGLCAAFVGCALLWSLPSLGNAALWAVAVLIALGALRPNLRLPAWPLALGVLCGACLALALHLMADHFQLRYAWLYSSAALPAYLKFSNLWGGDEGTVLLLATFCMVAALSGRQLDGWAGRGMALIAAWYTATAAWLGPFGATPGEWLAHQPSQGMNAHLQTFWMSFHAPLILCAYAWALAPAGAALGALGQGSSAYAWVMPRYSRRAWLVLTAGIGAGMAWAMEDFTFGQLWHWDPVQTSAFVIWALLGAVLHGARRWRADGANRRLLPLLSLLAAAMACVAMAVTRSTVLASSHRYIGTTSWLSHLALALILLILAAFYLVAGRRAQAGAGRRRGASDWTLDVAIYLFAGTGLLALGALLQAHLYEWLRLERPSELKPFFETLTAWATTQEMDSLRRAFDQWDVNGYGLANGLLPLLGLLGLIGGYSFLRRSVRPRLALLATLAMVGVMLWVGWRGGWLSGGYNGEGMLSQSVVAVLPWLDAALLGGGFLMGCCLFWGALSLWRSRRLGNLRYSGGVALVHGGAVIALVGGLAATALNTYQQISIPPGTSFEQWHAVIGGMQMRVSPDSSRPDFSGYHAVAKVELRDGEHTLAGHALFQDSRGNPPAYQGPVRQLCEILDYHYARFASDRGYVLHPFIVRGWSGDLQVWVPASARLLKQPGDDIESVVVVRRYPFLSFVWVGLLTMLFGALLLPAGGALRKRGHTASDGVAEAVSQS
- the qhpC gene encoding quinohemoprotein amine dehydrogenase subunit gamma — protein: MKHLKAINNKAQKLEQAAAEDRIEDVVAMNSVAGCASTTDPGWEIDVFGGVSSLCQPMEADLYGCSDPCWWPAQVPDMMSTYPDWNKDAQASAENWRNLGTVFPDDK
- a CDS encoding PSPA7_2676 family Cys-rich small protein; the protein is MRLRCFFLGCLWDDGNLTKVGHVPMLCQRCARCGAQRYLAAKAVSPEAEI
- the peaD gene encoding quinohemoprotein amine dehydrogenase subunit beta encodes the protein MSRKAFAAALGGLSLACALQAVAADADADKSKALESGHEYLISTNYPNNLHVIDMQTDKLFKTCTIPGAYGPGMTQLSPDRKVVYILTNHYADIYGLQLSDCKPVFHATIAQKPGENARAMFSMTVSHDGKEIYAIANPTQILAEHYEVQQPRLQVYSVADGMEAKPVRTFPAPRQLTIMQTGDDGTLYVAGPDIYKVDVKTGKFDVAIPSRNWKRPNYSPPDVLYVWNQQTYSRDFSLFYTAARFKDAKQDPATADALYGFFNIDLATGKTETVDFGPVTEVYFSGMRSPTDRNVIYGVLNRLTKYDIKEQKLVKAANLDHSYYCLTVNKAGTKLYLSGTFNDVAIFDANSLERLGDLKLPGGDMAITTSQAFVAN
- the peaA gene encoding quinohemoprotein amine dehydrogenase subunit alpha, giving the protein MTRLRHCLGAGTLAALALALHQPANAADGQAIINAKCQACHTPEGNNSLSRISHQRKTPEGWLMSIGRMQVMYGLKITDDERRSVVKFLADKQGLAPSETDGVRYALERRLNTVEKFDTNFEQMCARCHSGARIALQRRPAAEWEKLVNFHLGRWPSLEYQALARDRDWFDLAKKDMVPELAKRYPLDSQAWSDWKQHRPKADSLAGEWSFAGHMPGKGDLAGTMSVAKSGDDAFKVSVKGQYADGEAFEGEGSAVLYNGYEWRGNVTVGDLSMRQVFAALNGQMQGRMFDKAHDERGLDFVAAKSGTSHVLGVQPAYIKAGAETEVTVVGTGLKGKPSFGKGVDVVSVVSQTPERVTVKVKAGDAAALGEHDVTVGTAKGGNLAVYKDIAEVKVVPEFSVARIGGNGGSTPKVQGSFDAEAWGKGADGKPFRIGVFPAQWSVEPFDDRAKEDQDVKFAGEMDADTGIFTPGDAGPNPARKMMTNNAGNLKVIAAVDDAGQSHKGEGHMIVTVQRWNNPPIP
- the peaB gene encoding quinohemoprotein amine dehydrogenase maturation protein — encoded protein: MGAILNLVERNLHEVRVDDDRLLFHIPSSSLFASDELTGGIIDALRGHACSPDELTQRLGGRFAAEEIDETLRELIALELVSDGSPLTPEIGIKKVDRTALNTVVLNVNTGCNLSCTYCYKEDLDKPSAGKKMGAETAEASVEMLIKESPDEQRYTVVFFGGEPLSNRPLIEHMVAYCERRFGELGKTVDFVMTTNATLLTEEIIDWLNAHRFGLSISIDGPKTVHDRNRITVGGQGTYDVVRRKADMLLSRYTSRPVGARVTLTTGVTDVETIWDHLFNEMGFAEVGFAPVTSGDISSFNLTGEELKQVFANMKALGRRYLDEALEGRNIGFSNLHQLITDIHEGQKKALPCGAGLKMLAVDHKGELNLCHRFTGSSLPTFGNVHEGVKQAELNDFLSQRLDRTDTGCASCRIRNLCSGGCYHESYARYGDPAHPTYHYCELMRDWVDFGIEVYSRIMASNPGFIDRHITPRKAH